The Dyadobacter sandarakinus DNA window GGCCCTGTCGCGTACCCATCCGTTCGGGTGACCAAGCAGCCTGACCAGCTCCTGGGCATCGTCGGGAATAATCACCGGTTTAGGTGCTGCGCCTTTTGGTACCACTTTGTAAATGCGGCCGCTGGACAGGGGCTGTGTAAGGCTGCGTTTCCCGATCTGCTCTTTCAGGTAGGGGGTCAGGTAGGTTTTGTGCTGAATGATCCCGCGGTACATATCAAGGATGTACATGGCCCCGTCGGGTGCATTGTATAGACTTACCGGCCTGAACCGCTCGTCGGTACTTGCCAGAAACTCACGGCCTTTATAAGCCTGTTCTCCTTTTACTACGTACCCTTTTTCATTCAGGATATTACGTTTGATCAGGTTGGCTGAGGGCTCAGGGACAAATGCATTGAACTCGTAATTTTTTCCAAAAAGATCACCCCTGTAGATCACCGGCCCCGCTGCGGCAGTAAAGTCATTGAGGCGCAGGCTGTCGTCGAGGATGTTCTGCATATAGCCTCGGTTCACGCCGGGGGTAGGGTGAATGGGGTACACCTTGTTGTTGGCGACAGACTTTTCATTATACCCTGCCACGGTCCGCTGGTTTTTGTTCCAGGCACCCAGTCCGGCAGGAAAAAAGTCGCCCAGCAGGTTTTGTGAGTTGTTGTTGTAATACAAACGGCCATAGTTATCCTGGCAAATGCCCCACTGCCCGCGGAAATGGGTATGCTCAATCAGCCATTTATCGCCTTTCCGGCGGTACCGCTTGTCGGATTTGGCATTGTAAATCCAGTTGTCCATGGCCCGCAGCAAACCATTGGGCTGGTGCTCTACGTTGCCTCCTTCGGTGTATTTGGGATCTACGAGCGTACGGTTGCCCGCTTTTCCATTTTTAATCTCGTAAAACCAGAGGTTGGTAGGCTCTGCCACCAGGATCCCGTCTTCGATCAGGCAAATAGCCCGCGGAAGTACCAGGGAGTCGATCACAACGGTACGCTCGTCGTAGGTACCATCCTGATTTTTATCGGCCAGGATAACGATGTTGCCATTCGGAATATCCTCGCCGGTACCGATTGTGTCGGGCATGTACCCGGTCATCTCCACCACCCACATGCGGCCCTGGTCATCAAACTGCATGGCCACAGGTGCACTTACCAGCGGCTCGGCAGCCACCAGCTTGATCTCAAAACCTTCCTCGATCTGCATTTTGGCAATGGTCGCTTCCGGTACGAGGAAAGGCGACAGTCCGGCAGGTTTGGGAGCGGCATCAGCAACGGTCTCGTTTTTTGTAACAGCCTGGTTTACGACAGGCTGCCGGTTCGTTTTACAATAAACCAGTGAGAGCGAAATGCCGAGAAAAAGAAAATAGGATTGTAATTTTTTCATTGAAGAAGATTGCAGGTCAGGAACTTAGCAGGTCTTTGTTAAACTGTTTACCAAAAATATTGCAATGTACTAGTCCTTTAACGATTCTTCCACCGGTTTCATTCGGGTTGTCAGAAAATGGATGATAAGCCAGGCTACCAGGTAAGCCAGTCCGCAGATGATAAACAGGATATTGTAACCTGCATTGATGTTACCGGAAGCTTTGTAAAAATCCAGCAGAGAGCCTACTACCAGGGGAAAAAGGGTAGAGCCGATCGACCCGGCCATACCCCCGATACCTACTACCGAGCTCACGGCACGCTTGGGAAAAATGTCGGAAACAATGGTGAAAATATTGGCACTCCATGCCTGGTGCGCCGCCGTGGCCACACTGATAATGCCTACCGCCACCCAGATGTCTGTCGCAAACTGCGCGAGAATAATGGGCATCACTGCAAATGCCACGACCAGCAGGGTGGTCTTGCGCGCTCTCAGCGGAGCCCAGCCTTTTTTGATCAGGTAAGAAGACAGGTAACCTCCGCCGATGCTGCCGAACGTGGTAGCGGTATACACGATGGCCAAATGCAGGCTTGGCTTTTTGAGATCCAGCGCGAATGTATTGGCAAAATAGGACGGTAGCCAGAACAGGAAAAACCACCAGACAGGGTCCGTCAGGAATTTTCCGATAATGAAAACCCAGGATTGCGGCAGCTGCAGCAACTTTCTCCATTTGATGGGCTTCTCGGCAGGGTTTGCCAGATGCTCATTATCCTGATGAATAAACTCGAACTCATCTGCCGATACTTTTTTGTGCCGGGAGGGAATTTCGTAGAAAAGCCACCAGAATACCAGCCATATAAATCCCAGTGCGCCCGTAATCAGGAACGCTTCCTGCCAGCCATATGCGCCCAGCAGCCAGGGTACAAGAATGGGCGCTGCCACGGCCCCGATACTCGTGCCGGAGTTGAAAATGCCAGTTGCCAGTGCGCGTTCCTGCTTGGGAAACCATTCGGCCGTCGCTTTCACGGCCGCCGGGAAGTTGCCCGACTCGCCCAATCCCAATAAGGCACGTACCGCGCCAAATCCAAAGGTACTTGTTACAAATGCATGCAGGATTGCGGCTACACTCCATATGATAATCGACACTGCGTAGCCCAGCTTGGAGCCGATCCGGTCAATGAAATTCCCGAAAATCACATATCCGAATGCATAGCACCCGGCAAAAATCATGACAATATTGGCGTAATCGGTCTCGGTCCAGTTGAATTCTGTTTCAAGTGTGGGTTTGAGCAATCCCAGGATCTGCCGGTCGATGTAATTGATTGTGGTAGCAAAAAATAGTAAAGCACAAATTGTCCAACGATAGCTGCCGGTTGTGGTTTGTTTCATAATCGGGATTACAGAAATACTGCGTATAGGGAATGATCAACGCGTTTGTCAGGATGTAAGACTGCGTTTTTCCCTTTCTACCCCTTAAAACCATGATAAAGGCAGTAACAAAAAATCCTGCACAAGCTGTGCAGGATGTCCATTTGTAGCATTAAAACCGGTCTGAATCACTCTGTCTGCTGCCCAGCCGACTCGGAAATCGGGTAGGCAAGCTGGGCTTTCACGAGCTCTGCCTCATTGGTGAGATCAAGGCGTAGCGGCGTAATGGATACGAACTGGTTCTCAATGGCCCAGCGGTCGGTACCTTCCTCGGCGGGTTCCAGTGGCACTACCGTAAACCAGTAATGCTTCCGCCCCATCGGGTCGAGGCCCGGAACAATCTTATTGTCATACAATCTTACCGACTGCCTTGTCCAGCGCACGCCTTTGGGGTGATGCGGGAAGTTGACATTGACCAGGTTCAGGTGCGGATTCTTGAAAAGCAGATCCAGTGTTTGTTCAACAAAAGGATCCAGTGACGGAAAGTCGGGTTCCACGTCGGTAGGTGTGCTCAGCGCAATACCTTTAAGCCCGAACAACACGGCCTGTTTGGCTGCTGCCAGCGTCCCGGAGTGCCACATGGCATTACCGAGGTTAGGGCCCATATTAATGCCCGACAACACTACGTCGGGTTTATCCCAGAGGTGCTGGCCCAAAGCCACGCAGTCAGCGGGGGTACCATTGACCCGGTAGGCCTCAATGCCTCCAAAGTCGACGGGTGATTTTTTATAGGATAGCGGACGGGACGCTGTGATGGCGTGACCCATGGATGACTGCTCCACATCCGGCGCCACAATCTTAACTTCCCCGAAGCGGGCTGCAATTTTGGCGAGTGCAGCGATACCGGGACTGTAAATTCCGTCGTCGTTTGTTACCAGAATTTTCATAAGCAAAGTTGTTTTCCGCCTCAGCTAATAAAATTATGCCTGGTATATTTTTTATGATGCAGTTGTAAAATCCTTTTATGAAAAAAGTACGGCTCTTGCATAACCCCACTGCCGGGGACAACGATTTCACGAAAGAAGAACTCGTCAGGCTGATCGGGAAAGAAGGTTTTGATTGTACGTATGCTTCTGTGAGGGATGAAAAGTGGGACGACTTTGAAGAAGATACGGATTTCCTGATCATAGCCGGGGGCGACGGTACGGTACGCCGGGTCTCCAAAGCATTGATGAACCGGAAGCGGCTCGACAAGCAGTTTCCGCTTGCATTGCTGCCACATGGCACTGCCAACAACATTGCCGGTGCTCTGCAGGTGGAAGGTTCCGTCAGGGATATTGTGCGCAGCTGGCACCATGACCGCCTCAAACTATTTGACATCGGGAAAGTGTACGGGTTGGATAAAGACCTGTTTTTCCTCGAAAGTTTCGGCTTCGGCATATTTCCGCGGCTGATGAAGGTGATGGAGAAGATCCATGAAGAAATCGGCGACAGTGCGGAGGAAAAAATCAGGGCGGCAAGAGCCATGCTGTACGATGTACTGCTGAACTATGAAGCCTCGGAATGTCGCATTGTAGCGGATGGGGCTGAACATTCGGGCAAGTATGTGATGGTAGAAATCATGAATATTTCTTCTATCGGCCCTAACCTGGCACTTGCTCCCTGGGCTGATCCGGGTGACGGCGAGCTGGAAATTGTTACGGTGGCAGCCTCACAACGTTCAAAATTCGAAACATTTTTGCTCAACCAGATCAATGGGGTGGCGGATACCTTTCATTTCACTACAATCAGGGGCAAGAACATTGCGGTTTACTGGGAAGGCAAGGATGTTCATGCAGATGATGAGCTGCTCAAAATGCAGAAGTCACACGAAATACAGATCAAGGTACAGCCTGGTATGCTGGAATTTCTGGTAAAACAGTAAACCTCCCTGTCAGGAGCGTACACGCATAAACCCGGATTTTTACCACTTTTATTAAAAATAAAAACAGGGCTTTTGGTAAATTGGCCGCCAGGGCTCGTGAATATATGCTTTGGAAAAAGGTTTATCCAGCACCAAAAGGCCTTTAAATTCAGGAAAATGACTTATTGCTTAGGAATTAAAGTAAAGGAAGGACTGATCGCACTGGCCGACACGCGGATTACCGCAGGTACCAACACGACGGTTAAAAGAAAGATGTACGTCACGCAGAGTGATCAGTATTCGCTGTTTATCATGACGAGCGGACTGCGGTCGGTGCGTGACAAAGCCGTACATTACTTTGAAGAGGCAATTGCCGAAGGGGTGGTTTACAACAAGCTGTACAAGGCCGTGAATGCATTCGGTGAGCAGATCAAGCGCGTAGCCGAGGAAGACCGTGCCAATCTGGAACGGTCGGGTTTCAAGTTTAACCTTAATTCGATTGTGGGCGGGCAGCTTAAAGATGACAAGGAGCACAAGCTTTTTCTGCTGTATTCAGAAGGAAACTGGGTGGAGCTGGATGAGGGTTCACCTTATGTGATCATCGGCAACTCCGGGCAGGGAAAGGCCATACTCAACCGGGTACTCAACCCTACCTCAACCATGAAGCAAGCGTTAAAAGCGGGCTTTCTGTCATTTGACTCAACCCGGGTCAGCAACAATGACGTTGATTTCCCGATTGATGTCATAACGTACAAAAAGAACAGCTTCGCTATCAATGAACACCGGTATGAGCAAAAGGATCTGGCGCGGATAGCCGAAGCCTGGGCGTTGAAACTTCAGGAAGCACTGGATGATATGCCCGAGGACTGGATTAATGATGCGTTTGCCAAAGACGAGGAGTCTTCGCAGGACAACCATTAATGTTTTTTTAAGTACAAGAATGTAAAGCCCGGCTGATGTCAGCTGGGCTTTACGTTTTTACCCTGACGCTTGGCAATGGAAAGCAGCAGGGCAGGCAGCAGGATCAGGTTGGTGCACATGGCTACAAGGAGCGTAATGGATACCATCACACCCATCGCTGCAGTACCTCCGAAGCTCGATGCCGAAAAGATCGAGAAGCCGCAGAAGAGGATGATCGCCGTGTAGATCATGCTTAATCCCGTACCAAAAATGGAGCGGGTTACAGCTTGCGAAGGCGTAAGCCCGTTTTTATAAAGCTCCTGCCGGTAGCGCGTCAGGAAGTAGACAGTACCATCAGAAGCAATCCCGAATGTAATGCTGAAAATCAGGATCGTTGTGGGCTTGAAGTAAATGTCAAAATAACCCATAATCCCGGCGGTAAGGGCCAGCGGAATAAGGCAGGGGAGCTTGGAGAGCAGGATAATCGGAATGGAGCGGAAGAGTACCATGCCCACAATTGCAATGAGTACGATGGCAATCAGCAGGCTTTCATACAGGTTGCTGAGCAGGTAGTCATTGCTTTTAAGGAAAACAAGGCTGTGCCCGGTGAGGCTAACCTTATATTGCTGCGGACTGAAAATCGAATCCACTTTCGGGCGGATCTGCTCCATTAATGCTTTGATCCTTTCCGATCCCACATCAGCCATCTGAAAGCTGACGCGGGTCACGCTCTTGTCTTTGTTCAGGAAATTATTCAGCTGGCTGGCCGCGCCGGTATTACCCTGTACGTAGGCAGTGAGCTTGTTAAGTTCAAGCACGCCGGGCAGGGCAAAGTAACGCGCATCGCCTCCACGGTAGGCCTGGTACAGAAACCGTGAAGCTTCCACGACAGAAATTGGCTTCGAAAATTCAGGGAATTTGGCCATTTCATTTTGCAGCGCCTTGATCTTGTACAATGTTCTGGCCTGGTCGGCAAAAACACCATTCGGTTGTTTGGTATCGATCATCACCTCAAATGGCAGCACCCCATTGAAGTTTTTTTCGAAAAACCGAAGGTCGGTATACACAATGTCCTTTTTGGGCAGGTCGTCCACCACATATCCGATCGTCTGGATCTTGGTCATACCATAACCTGAGATAATGATGAGCAGCACCATCGCAATGTAAATTTCCCTCCGCTTGTTATGCACCAGAAAATTGACTTTGGTCAGGAAGCCAGCCGCCCATTTTCCGTCAAGGTGTTTCAGGTGGCGGGCTTTGGGTTCATCCATATAATGCAGCGTAATCGGCAGCAGGATCAGGCAGAGTACATAAGTGATCATCACGCTGATGGCGGCCACTACGCCAAATTCCACCAGCAGGATACTGTTTGTAAAGTAAAACACACCGAAACCGATCGCAGTAGTGATATTGGCCAGGAATGTGGACAACCCGATCTGGATGATCATGGTGCGCAGGGCGTCATCCTTGGACTGCCCGGCTTTAAGTTCAGCCTGGTACTTATTGATCAGAAAAACACAATTTGGAACCCCTATGACGATCAGCAGGGGCGGAATAAGTCCGGTGAGTGCCGTGATTTTGTACCCGAACAAATGCAGTAAGCCCACCGAAAAAATCACCCCGATCAGTACGACGATGATGGAGAGCAGGGTAAGCCGCAGTGACCTGAAAAAAGCCCAGAGGATAAACAGCGTGACGAGCACGGCCAGGCCCATAAAAAGCTCCATTTCACCGGAGATCTTCTTCATATTTACTGTCCGGATGTAGGGCATGCCGGAGTAATGCAGGTCAGTGTGGTATTTGGCAGAGAACTCCTCAGCCATGGCTTCTATATCGCTGACAATGGTAAGCCTGCGCTTGGAATTCAGTTCTTTATCGTTGAAAGTGACCACAATCAGCGTGGCATTGGTCTTGGAGTTAAGTACCAGACCCTCGTAAATCGGAAGGTTCGCAATTTCTTTTTTAAGGCTGTCTACCTCGGGCTGGGTAGTCGGGATCTGCCGGATGACGGGGGCAAAGTCGAATTTCTTAAGACTGTCATTCCGTACGACCTTGTATACATTGGCCAGGGAAAGCACGTTTTTGATGCCTTCCGTCTGCCTGATGCGCTGGGAGAGTTTGCACCAATCCTGAAATTTGGCGAGCTGGAACATTTGCGGGTCCTGCCAGCCAATCACCATAACGCTGCCGTCCTCACCAAAGAGCTTCCTAAAATCCTGGTACTCCTTTTCCACGGGGTCGTTTGAAGGGAGTATCCTGGCAAACTGATAGGAGAGTTCAATTTTGCTGGCTTCATAGGCCATGAAGACAGTTGAGACGAGCACCAGGGCCACCCACATCAGCCTGAAACGAATGATGTAAGTCGCTATTTTATTCCACATATAGGGCGATCAGGGTTATACAAAAGTTGCAAATATAAGCACCCACCCCGGGAATAGCAGTCTTTTCCCGGTGAATGTTGGGGTGTGTAGCGTGATAAAAATGTTGTTGTGGCGGGGTTTTGAAGATGATAACGGGCAACCTGTCAGATTCCTGTTATTTTCTCAAGATGGTGGTAATCAATGCCAAAGTATTCCCGGGTCGCTTTTATTTTGTCCAGGATTTCCTGCTTGGGTACAGTAAGGTGATGGTCTTTCATACCAACGATCATCACGTTTTTGGGCGTATGCGCATCTGATATAAATTCAAAAACTTTCGTCCGGTATCCAAAGTATTCCAGGATCAGCGCCCGGATACCATCCGTAACCATCTCGGCCTGGCGTTCCAGAAAGATGCCGTGGCGGGTCAGGAATCGCACGTCGTTTTCCACCTTTGATTTTTCCATTTCCCGGCGGATCTGCTTGTGGCAGCATGGTGCCACCACGATCAGTTCTGCCTCTGCACGAATCCCTTTGGCAATCGCATCGTCCGTAGCCGTATCACAGGCATGCAGTGCGATAAGCATGTCTAGTTTTTCGGTTTCAAACCCTTCGATGGTACCCTGGCTGAAATGTAGTCCTTCAAAGCCCGTTTCTGCGGCTATCTGATTGCAAAGCTCTACCAGGTCTTGCCTGAACTCCACACCCGTTACCGCCGCATTCCGCTGAAGTACATTCGTGAGGTAGTCATACAATGCAAATGTCAGGTAGCCTTTTCCGGATCCCATATCCGCGATCCGGATCGTTCCCTCGCCGGGAATATCGCGGATCAGCGTACTGAGAATATCTACATAATGGTTAATCTGCCTGTACTTATCCTGCGCATTGTTGAAAACAGTTCCATGTTGGTCGGTAATTTTCAATGCCTGCAGGTAAGGCTTGTCCTGGGAGGTAATCAGCCGGTGCTTGGCTTTATCATGGGTTGGTGCCGGCGCAGGACGTGCTTCGGTTTCTGTTTTTCTCACAACTATGCGCCCGTTTTTCAGCACTTCAAATTGAATGCTGCCCTGGGTTGTCTGCAAAGTGGCAATATGGAAATCGGCAGGAAGCAGCTGTTGTAAAGTCGCTACTCCCTCGGCGGGATTGTAGTTCCGGACAATATCCCGGGTTTTGTAGCGGTACGTGAAGCTTAGCTTATCTTCTTTTTTAATAACCGCCCTGCGGATGTAGATATTCTTCAGTCCCTCGTCCGTGCCCTGATAGTTGCCCAGCGAGAGTTTGATAAAGGAATTTGCAGAAAGACTTGTGTGAACCTCATTGACAAACTCCTGTATCCTGTCTTCCATAATCATGATTTTGGTACATACTGCCCGGCTTGGTCCGCCGGATTCAACAGCCTGGTTCAGGCCGCAGGTTTTGGAATTTCAATTTCAACTTTAATGCCTGTCTGCGCTTCACTATGGATCGTGAGCCGGCCACGCAGGCCCGAAACGCGGTTTTTGATATTTTTCAGGCCCATTCCCTGCCGCATCGGTTCTACAACTCCGGACCCGTTGTCACTCACAATCACATAAATGTTCTTCATGCTTTCATAAAGGCTGATGGATGCCTTCGTAGAGCCTGAATGCTTGATAATGTTCGTAGTTAACTCAAGAATGATGCTGTAAAGTTCAACTTCAATGCGGCTTTGCACCCGGTTATGCAGCCTGGAATTGAAAACAAACTCGATGTTCTTGTTCTCATTCATCTGACTCACAAGCCTTTCAAGCGCAATGACAAGTCCGTGCTCTTCCAGTTCCTGCGGCATGAGGTTGTGGGAAAGGCTGCGTAACTCGCGGTAAGCAGCGCCAACCATCTGATGAACGCTCTGGTAAATTTTCTGCTCCTCAGGCGGTAAAAGCGACTTGTCAATGCCATACAGGTACCAGTTGAGTGACGCGAGCGTTCCGCCCAGGTTGTCGTGCAGCTCGGCCGCAACCCTTTTACGCTCGATGGTCTGCCCCTGGATCATGGCCTCGTGGATCTCGGCATTTTTCCTGCGAAGCTTTTTATTGTTCAGCCAGAGAATGATGGCAAGTATCAGAACCAGAATGGAAACTGTGGCGAAAATGGATGTCTGCAGGCGCTGTGTCTCAATGGCTTTTTCCTGTATTTCGGAATCTTTGCGCTCATTTTCATAGGTAAGCTGGTACATGGTGTACTCACGCTGTACATTGTCTGTATGCACCATGCGCCGGTTGAAAATGACCTTTTCCATATAGTCCAGCGCCTTGTCGTGCATTCCTTTGCCCTTATAGGCCCTGGAAAGCGACAGCAGCGCCCAGTTGGTTTGCTGCACGGAATGGTAAAGGACAGAGGAATCGAGTGCGGCAGTGGAAGTGGCTATGCCTTTGTCAAACTGACCTTGGAGACAGTAATTATTGGCAATATCGTTCAGGACATTGACTTGCCCATACCGGTTTTGGATCCTGGTAAAAAGCGCCAGCGACTGGTCAAAGTATTTTTCGGCAGGCGCATATTGCTTTTGCAGCACATGCAGGTACCCTTTGCTTTGCAGCACCGTAGCACGTCCCCAATCCGACTCGATCTTATCAAACAAGGCATATGCCTCGTCGTAGTAGGGCATACTCTCATCATAGAGCTTTTTTTCGCGGAAGCTGTTGGCCAGGTTTTCCAGACACATCGCCTGTGAGCTGTCCGCACCGAGTGCTTTGAAAGTGCTTATGGCCCGGTTATAGTTCACCCGGGCCGAGTCCCACTGCCGGTACTCCCCATAGCTTTCCGCCAGAAAGCGCTGGGCATGTGCGGTATAAAAGGGCATATGCAGCTGCCGCGAGAGCATGATGGTCTCGTTGGACAATCCGCGGAGTATATCATAGCTGCCATCGAGCAGATAGTACGTGCTCAGCAGGTTGTAAGCCAATACTTTACCTTTGGCCCACTGGTGTTTTTGAGAAAGGCGCAGCACAAATTTGGCGTAAAACATCGCCTTTTCTGCGTCCATAAACAGGTAGGAGGAGGCAAATTGGTGGTACTGGTTAATCAGTACGGTGTCTTCCGCAAAGCCTTCCTGAGGAACTGCAAGCACCAGCGTGTCAGTGAATGCGCCGGATTTTTTTTCAGAGGGCGAACTGCATTTCAAAGTCGCCATCGCGACAACAACCAGCAGAAGCGCACGGGCGATATACCTGGCCCTATCGTATACCATGGCCGCAGGATTGTAAGCCGAACCGGATCAATAAGGGATTAGCCATGGTATACGTAGAGGGGCTGAGCTGGTCTTTATTCAAATATATACAATCAGATGATGTTCATAGTCTGCTCCTTGATTTTTTCGAGCTCATCTTTCATTTGTACCACCAGGTGCTGAATAATGGCATCATTGGCTTTTGAACCAATGGTATTGATCTCCCGGCCGATTTCCTGCGCAATAAAATTCAGCTTCTTGCCATTGCTTTCCGGTGCATGAATGGTTTCGGTAAAATAGGAGAGGTGATTGGCAAGACGTATTTTTTCTTCTGAAATGTCAAACTTTTCAATGTAATAGATCAGTTCCTGCTCAAAACGGTTTGCATCAAAATTGTCATCGGACAGCAGTTCGCGCATTTGTTTTTCCAAACGTTCCCGAACTGCCGGTATCCGGAGTACATCCTGCTCCTTAACCTGGTCCAGCAGGGATTGTATCGTGTGGATATACTGCATAAGCTTATCCTCCGTCATCTTACCTTCCTGTTCCCTGAAAACGGAACATTTACGCAATGCATCCATGACGGCAACCCTGATCTGCGTCCAGTCATTATCCTTCCCGTGCTCCTCAATGGTTTCATTATTGTACGAATTGGGCATTTGCAAGGCTATGCGCATCAGCTCGGTAAGGTCAGGCTCAAAGCCCAGCTCAGCCGCTGTGGCCGAAAGGTCGCTGAAATAAGTCTGCACCAGTGCGCGGTTAACGGACGTAGAAGCCACCGCCTTGCCTACGGGCTGTACGGTCAGGGTAAATTCTACTTTTCCGCGTTCGAGTGCCTGGGTAATCAGGTTTCTGATCTCGATTTCACGTTCTGAATAGTTCCTGGGGATCCGGCAGTAGATGTCAAGGAATTTGGAGTTCAGTGTTTTGATCTCGACAGTAACATTTATTGAATCGGATTCGATGTTGGATACACCGTATCCGGTCATAGATCTGAGCATCTTTGTTTTTTTGTTAAATATGGATCAAAAGACCAGTGTTGTGGCAGCTATGCAAAACGCTGCTTACCTCCCGCCTTTGCAGGATGCTGACTTTCAGATTGTTGTGGTTTTGAGATAAGCGCATTCTTTTCAATGCTCTGATTAAAGATCCGCAGCTTTGATACGTCACAAGCCAGGTAGATCGCCTGCAAAATGGAACCCGGCTCGGCCTGATTTTTACCTGCTATATTATACGCAGTACCATGATCAGGCGACGTACGCACGGCCGGCAATCCTGCCGTAAAGTTCACACCTTCATTGAAAGCAAGCGTTTTGAACGGGATCAATCCCTGGTCGTGGTACATGGCCAGTACTGCATCGTACTGCTTGTAGGTGCCTGCTGCAAAAAAACCGTCTGCCGGAAACGGGCCTACCACCAGGTGACCTTTTTCTTTATAAGCCTTAATCACCGGCTGTATAACCTCGATCTCCTCATTGCCGAGCAAGCCATTTTCACCGGCATGCGGATTCAGGCCCAGTACGGCAACTTTCGGCTTTTTGATCCCGAAGTCGCCTTTCAGTGACTGAATGATCTGGTCGAGCTTGGCGGAAAGCTTTTCGGCGGTCACCTGGGATGCTACTTTTAGGAGAGGAATGTGCCCTGTCAGCACGCCCACGCGAAGGTCGCCTGCCACCATAAACATCAATGCATCCTGCTTTTCAAATGCTTCCGCGAGAAACTCGGTATGTCCGGGAAATTTGAAATTATCATTCTGAATGTTGTCCTTATTAATCGGTCCTGTCACCATCGCATGTATTTTTCCCTCTTTCAGGTCTTCCACTGCGCGTTTCAGTGATGCATAGGAGCCCTGGCCCGCTTCCGGCGTGACTTTTCCGGGTGCAACCTCCGTTTGCTGGTCTTGCCAGCAGGTAATGACGTTGGTCAGCTTCAGATTGGCCTGGTCGGCACGCTGTATGCCGTGCAGGTTCCACTCTTTCATATCCAGCATATTACGGTACTGGTTAAGCACTTTCAGTGAACCGTAAATGATGGGAGTACATATTTTTGATAACTGATTTCCTTCTAAGGCTTTAAGGATTACCTCCGGGCCAATCCCGTTATAATCGCCGATTGTAATGCCTATGATGGGTTTATCGATGGGTTGATCGCTCATTGGGTAAAATGCAAGGAT harbors:
- a CDS encoding MFS transporter, with translation MKQTTTGSYRWTICALLFFATTINYIDRQILGLLKPTLETEFNWTETDYANIVMIFAGCYAFGYVIFGNFIDRIGSKLGYAVSIIIWSVAAILHAFVTSTFGFGAVRALLGLGESGNFPAAVKATAEWFPKQERALATGIFNSGTSIGAVAAPILVPWLLGAYGWQEAFLITGALGFIWLVFWWLFYEIPSRHKKVSADEFEFIHQDNEHLANPAEKPIKWRKLLQLPQSWVFIIGKFLTDPVWWFFLFWLPSYFANTFALDLKKPSLHLAIVYTATTFGSIGGGYLSSYLIKKGWAPLRARKTTLLVVAFAVMPIILAQFATDIWVAVGIISVATAAHQAWSANIFTIVSDIFPKRAVSSVVGIGGMAGSIGSTLFPLVVGSLLDFYKASGNINAGYNILFIICGLAYLVAWLIIHFLTTRMKPVEESLKD
- the surE gene encoding 5'/3'-nucleotidase SurE, with the protein product MKILVTNDDGIYSPGIAALAKIAARFGEVKIVAPDVEQSSMGHAITASRPLSYKKSPVDFGGIEAYRVNGTPADCVALGQHLWDKPDVVLSGINMGPNLGNAMWHSGTLAAAKQAVLFGLKGIALSTPTDVEPDFPSLDPFVEQTLDLLFKNPHLNLVNVNFPHHPKGVRWTRQSVRLYDNKIVPGLDPMGRKHYWFTVVPLEPAEEGTDRWAIENQFVSITPLRLDLTNEAELVKAQLAYPISESAGQQTE
- a CDS encoding DUF7133 domain-containing protein, whose product is MKKLQSYFLFLGISLSLVYCKTNRQPVVNQAVTKNETVADAAPKPAGLSPFLVPEATIAKMQIEEGFEIKLVAAEPLVSAPVAMQFDDQGRMWVVEMTGYMPDTIGTGEDIPNGNIVILADKNQDGTYDERTVVIDSLVLPRAICLIEDGILVAEPTNLWFYEIKNGKAGNRTLVDPKYTEGGNVEHQPNGLLRAMDNWIYNAKSDKRYRRKGDKWLIEHTHFRGQWGICQDNYGRLYYNNNSQNLLGDFFPAGLGAWNKNQRTVAGYNEKSVANNKVYPIHPTPGVNRGYMQNILDDSLRLNDFTAAAGPVIYRGDLFGKNYEFNAFVPEPSANLIKRNILNEKGYVVKGEQAYKGREFLASTDERFRPVSLYNAPDGAMYILDMYRGIIQHKTYLTPYLKEQIGKRSLTQPLSSGRIYKVVPKGAAPKPVIIPDDAQELVRLLGHPNGWVRDRAQQKLIDFKYNQTLPALRAALVQTANPLLAIHALWTLEGLNSLKTEEVLAWLNRPEWTYRMQGLYAASGVMTPKSYPQYVSALSTMLDNNDTLAAPYVAFLCKNIAGFDEPAARGLLARLSSRYANNRYVADAIISNLEGREELALADTTLIAGTGSLLGKQLEKVVTSVKNAQGNRNPETLKKEFPKGAALFTSICQTCHGPDGAGVKSLAPPLNQSEWVTGNKDKLISIVLFGLTGPVRVNGHVYQTPEVSGDMPGIGYDKDMPSEDIAQLLSYIRKSWRNNADAISTEEVARTRQKLTGREKAFTETELNGI
- a CDS encoding peptidase translates to MTYCLGIKVKEGLIALADTRITAGTNTTVKRKMYVTQSDQYSLFIMTSGLRSVRDKAVHYFEEAIAEGVVYNKLYKAVNAFGEQIKRVAEEDRANLERSGFKFNLNSIVGGQLKDDKEHKLFLLYSEGNWVELDEGSPYVIIGNSGQGKAILNRVLNPTSTMKQALKAGFLSFDSTRVSNNDVDFPIDVITYKKNSFAINEHRYEQKDLARIAEAWALKLQEALDDMPEDWINDAFAKDEESSQDNH
- a CDS encoding diacylglycerol/lipid kinase family protein, producing MKKVRLLHNPTAGDNDFTKEELVRLIGKEGFDCTYASVRDEKWDDFEEDTDFLIIAGGDGTVRRVSKALMNRKRLDKQFPLALLPHGTANNIAGALQVEGSVRDIVRSWHHDRLKLFDIGKVYGLDKDLFFLESFGFGIFPRLMKVMEKIHEEIGDSAEEKIRAARAMLYDVLLNYEASECRIVADGAEHSGKYVMVEIMNISSIGPNLALAPWADPGDGELEIVTVAASQRSKFETFLLNQINGVADTFHFTTIRGKNIAVYWEGKDVHADDELLKMQKSHEIQIKVQPGMLEFLVKQ